Proteins encoded in a region of the Triticum dicoccoides isolate Atlit2015 ecotype Zavitan chromosome 3A, WEW_v2.0, whole genome shotgun sequence genome:
- the LOC119268571 gene encoding mannan endo-1,4-beta-mannosidase 1-like, which produces MRLRHGAPVALSVLVLLCVHGGQEAEAAGGGFVRAQGTRFVINGSPYYANGFNAYWLMTMAADPAQRGKVTSALSQAAARGLSVARTWAFSDGGSNALQYAPGSYNENTFKGLDFVLSEARKNGIKVILSLVNNYDTFGGKKQYVEWARGRGQAVGSEDDFFTNSLVKGFYKNHVKTVLTRVNTVTGVAYKNDPTILAWELMNEPRCQSDLSGRTIQSWIREMAAHVKSIDGNHMLEAGLEGFYGASSSRAASVNPAGRQVGTDFIANNQVPGIDFATVHSYPDQWLSSSDDQAQRSFLGRWLDAHIADAQGTLRKPLLIAEFGKSQRDPGFSSAQRDAQFGMVYAKIYESARRGGPTVGGLFWQLMADGMDSYGDGYQVIFAEAPASTTGVITAESRKLKMLGKAFARAERAKRDAGGKVTGGN; this is translated from the exons ATGAGGCTTCGTCATGGAGCACCAGTTGCTCTGTCCGTGCTCGTGCTGCTGTGCGTCCATGGAGGACAAGAAGCGGAGGCTGCGGGAGGCGGGTTCGTGAGGGCGCAGGGCACCCGCTTCGTCATCAACGGCAGCCCCTACTACGCCAACGGCTTCAACGCCTACTGGCTCATGACCATGGCCGCCGACCCCGCGCAGAGGGGCAAGGTCACCTCCGCGCTCAGCCAGGCCGCGGCCCGCGGCCTCTCCGTCGCCAGAACCTGGGCCTTCAGCGACGGCGGCAGCAATGCGCTGCAGTACGCCCCCGGCAGCTACAACGAGAACACCTTCAAG GGGTTGGATTTTGTGCTGTCTGAGGCTAGGAAGAATGGGATTAAGGTGATACTGAGCCTTGTGAACAACTACGACACTTTTGGAGGGAAGAAGCAGTATGTAGAGTGGGCAAGAGGGCGGGGGCAGGCCGTCGGATCTGAAGATGACTTCTTCACCAACTCTCTTGTCAAGGGCTTCTACAAGAACCATGTCAAG ACGGTGCTGACGAGGGTGAACACGGTGACCGGGGTGGCGTACAAGAACGACCCGACGATCCTGGCGTGGGAGCTGATGAACGAGCCCCGGTGCCAGTCCGACCTCTCCGGGCGGACCATCCAGTCGTGGATCAGGGAGATGGCGGCGCACGTCAAGTCCATCGACGGCAACCACATGCTGGAGGCCGGCCTGGAGGGCTTCTACGGCGCGTCCTCGTCCCGGGCCGCCTCCGTGAACCCGGCCGGGCGCCAGGTGGGCACCGATTTCATCGCCAACAACCAGGTCCCCGGCATCGACTTCGCCACCGTGCACTCGTACCCGGACCAGTGGCTGTCGAGCTCCGACGACCAGGCGCAGCGGAGCTTCCTGGGCAGGTGGCTGGACGCGCACATCGCGGACGCGCAGGGGACGCTGCGCAAGCCGCTGCTGATCGCCGAGTTCGGCAAGTCGCAGAGGGACCCCGGGTTCAGCAGCGCCCAGCGGGACGCGCAGTTCGGCATGGTCTACGCCAAGATCTACGAGTCAGCGCGGAGgggcggccccacggtgggcgggcTCTTCTGGCAGCTCATGGCCGACGGCATGGACTCCTACGGGGACGGCTACCAGGTCATCTTCGCGGAGGCGCCGGCGTCCACCACCGGCGTCATCACGGCGGAGAGCcgcaagctcaagatgctcggcaAGGCGTTCGCGCGGGCCGAGCGCGCCAAGCGGGACGCGGGCGGGAAGGTCACCGGTGGCAATTAG